The Aspergillus flavus chromosome 6, complete sequence nucleotide sequence CGCACAGCGTCGCTGCGTTCAATCCGAAACATTGTTCCTTCCAGTAGTAGGAGTCCGTGATGCGGTCGCGCACGGCTTTTTCGAAGAGAGTGGCTGGATTGACACCGCGGACTAATGGACCGGTGTAGCCGCGATTGTCGAGGAGGGAACTGGCATCGGCGCGGTGGGATGCCATGTTTTTCCGGGGTGGATTGGCGAGGTGAAGGATTTGCGGAGAAATAATGATGCAGATGAAAGATTGAACTGAATGATGTCGGAGTTGAGGCGATTGTCTTGGCGGTCGGGATTCTGCCAAGACAGGGCGCTTATCGATAGTCGCACCGCCAACCGGGCTGACTGTAAACACGAGATGAAACAGGGTTCAGTGATCGattgatcttcatcttccggATTTTGACGTATGAATCGCATGATTGACGAGTTGACGAGTTACTATACTACCATTTGAAAGAAGTCCATATATATCCTAGCCGTGGTACAACGGTGTCCCATATACTGTTCTTTCATCTACACCAACGGGGCCATACATTACCCTACCAAACTATACAACCACCACGTCCCACATACCAATGCACAAACCCCTCTAACCAGCAATGGTCCTCCTAACCTCCTCTACGGTCTCCGTTATCCTCTCCTCGGGAGTGATCTGCATCTTTAccttcgtcctcttcctctccggCTACGTCCTCCAACAACAATCCGTCCGCAGCATCCAACACGCCATCAAACCCCCGCAACCACCAGACCCCATCCCGGGCCTCACCCACCATGGAGGCAACACAAAACGCACCACCCTCCTAGACAACCTCAATGtcaacgacaacaacaaccaccacccaAAAGGCAACTACGCCTACCTCCAACTCCTCTCCACCCCCGACCCCTCAAACATCTGCTCCGCaatcctcttcttcaaaacCCTCTCCACAAACAACACAGCAATCCAAGACCGCCTCTTCATGTACCCCCAAGAATGGGACCAAACCCCACCCCACAAGCAAACCACCCAGATCTCAACagccctctccctcctccgcACAGCATCCCTAAAATACAACATCTGGCTGCTCCCCATCGACATGACGGCCGCCACCAGCGCCGGCTACACACCCACAGACACTAAGCTGCTCCGTCTCGGCCAGATCCAGTTCATGCAGTATGACTCCGTCCTCTACGTCCAGACACCGGGGTTACTCCTCGACACGGCGAAATTGGACTCCATGCTTCTGTCCAGACCATTGCCGGGCCGACATGACAAGAACAGACCCGAATCGTATAATAATGAGGCGTGGATTCCGATGCCGCTTCGTCCAGATCGCGATGTGACTCTCCCGCCTGTGTATCTGGTTACTGTTAATAATGTGGGCGCGGGCCAAGTTGAGGCCCGTGGACATGTGCCCAATGTGGCGTTGCCCGGGTTTGGGTCTTTGGTTACGGGGCCTTGGGGTGTGGACAGGTCGGCTGGGGAGGAGCAGCCGGggtatgttttctttgagcatgatgaggatggacATGTTTCTTGGTCTGGGAATTTGTTGTTTGGGCCTTGGAGGGCAGGGCAGTATGATGTTTGTGAAGGGATTGATTTTGATGATGTGCATGATGATTATGGGCTATGACTATAATTTTTGTTcggggtttttttttctttatttctgATTTGTAGGGTtattgtttggtttggatatacctggttggtgttggtgggtTCATATGCATGATGTAGCATATCctacttttcttctttgttatAGGTGCTCTCTTCGGCTGGTTACATATACGGAACTACTTGCCAATACATGAAACTAGATCTTATTTAGTATTTCTCAGATATTAAATCCGAGTGGATATCATGATATAATTCATCAGTCGTGTCTTAACATGCCTCAAAACAGCGCTATCATTGCCATATCGCTGGTACATGCATTAGAACTACATCAAACAGCAAAGCATCCCGATAACACCCATACAAGCTTACCAAAGATACAGATAGTATACAAATCCACAGCCGACTATCGAGGAACGCCGATCTCGTACCCCAGTAAGACTTCGGTGGTACTGCCTTCCCAGCCTCTATTGCCACTTGTAGAGACCATGAACCGACAGGCTTGATCGATGTATAGCTGTGAGACAGTTCCTGTTCGATGTCCTGGGATGATAAGGAAGGGGACAGTTGAGTGACGGGCGACTTGCTCGTGTTTCAGGTCGTATAATCTAAGAATATCATGGGAGGCGCTGGAAGTAGACGTTAGCTTATTGACCACTTTGTAGTATGCGATAAATATCGCCAAAAGCTTACCAAACTATATGTCGCCCGTTAGGCATCGCCCTAAGAGCAGTTACAGGTCCACTTCCCTGAGGGAATTTGAAAGTCCGTTCAGGATCTCGAAGGCCCTTGTGAAGACTGAATTCCTCTACAGTTCCATTTCGACGGCCGGCGTAGATGTAATTACCGTCAGGAGACCAGCATGCATTCATGCACCAGGGCGGAGAATTACGAGGCGAGATGCGAGCGATGGGGTCCGGTTGCCGTCGATCCCATACTCGGATAGTGCCATCTATCGATGCGGCAAGGAAGGTGTTATCGGAGACGTTTTTATCAGACTGTGTCTGTTGGCTGAGGTCTTGGCTCTCAGGTGCAGGTTCCAATTCCTCCGCGTGAGGCAGCCCGTTTACAACAGGCTGCGACGAGGCAGTAGCGGCTTCAGGCTCGCGAGTCTCTGGTTGCCGAGGCGCCGCGTCCTCCTCCTTGATTTGAGCGCTTGTATCAACTGGAGCCGGCGCTGCTGGAGCACCATTTTGTTGATCTGACGGCTCAGGCTCACCGGGCGCATCCGCGTCGGGGAGGGTGCCATTGGCTAGAGCTTTGCCaaactcatcatcttcatctatGCCAAAGGCATTCCCTGATGCGCCTGCCCCTTCGCCTCCAGTGCCATCTGCATCCCCGAACAAGGAGTCCGCCCCACCGAAAAGTGAGTCTGCCGGTGAGCCCCCCTGCGGGTTCGATGAATCGCCAACACCGCCTTGGTCGTTCGACGTATCCATAAAATCGAAGCTATTACCACC carries:
- a CDS encoding putative transcription factor, encoding MASLGEDDDDRDLAGSQDGSSDNEMEDTLRDADDGGNDNDNDNDNDNDNEADADADADADQDADSQSNASHVSDSAGVATQPNADVEMTTTGPVNIVHDSVSVYHPPVRSECLTASTYDIVPTTAAPHSTSINAVTATADMRWVFSGGSDGYVRKFNWVESINSKLMLTVAQRHPFVDSVIKAGVVMTYWENMDGNTLSPVYSLASHSEGLWLLSGLESGAIRLQSVRHDEGKEIALLRQHTSAVSVLNLTSDEKSLLSGSWDKRVFDWDLNTGQTRRSFGSSARQISAIDIRPESSLSVPKDTETPLPNGTYSSNYQASGGNSFDFMDTSNDQGGVGDSSNPQGGSPADSLFGGADSLFGDADGTGGEGAGASGNAFGIDEDDEFGKALANGTLPDADAPGEPEPSDQQNGAPAAPAPVDTSAQIKEEDAAPRQPETREPEAATASSQPVVNGLPHAEELEPAPESQDLSQQTQSDKNVSDNTFLAASIDGTIRVWDRRQPDPIARISPRNSPPWCMNACWSPDGNYIYAGRRNGTVEEFSLHKGLRDPERTFKFPQGSGPVTALRAMPNGRHIVCASHDILRLYDLKHEQVARHSTVPFLIIPGHRTGTVSQLYIDQACRFMVSTSGNRGWEGSTTEVLLGYEIGVPR